aatgacacacgcacacacacacaaaacaaGCACAAAACACACTATACGGTATTTGCACTTACTCTATACATGTGTTGTTTTCAAGCTCTAGCCAGGGAGAAGATCACTCAAAACCCACCTCCCCTTCCGCCTCTCCACCCCCCTCCTCCACCCTCCGGTGGAAGTTACGGTGGCATCCGCAGGCGGCACAGGCGAGGGCGCCGCTTGTTCCCTCCTCCCCGGCAGCCATGAACTCCCTGCACCCATCCACCGCGTATCCTCCAACGTTTGCTGCATGGTTTTTCTGGCACTCTCCATATCTCACAGTTCTCACCGGAAGAGATGAATTTTCGGAGTTTCTCGGAGAGTCATCGTTCATCGTTAAAACCATCTGACGTTTCTTCATCTCCTCTTTTGACTAACCACCAATTTCTTGGTGTTGGCAAAAAAATGGAAGAGAAAGAATTGGATTGGAGTGAGAGTTATGACATCTTTGGTGCAGAGTGAAACCCTAACCCTATGCCGTTATTTATACACGGAATACACTCTTTTTGGCAAAAATAATACTAAAAGATGAAATTATTACAAGTAATTATTAGAGGAATCATGaatgaatttattttgaaaCTTCTTTAATGCACATGATATTGTTGTGACCAATTAtagtttatattttatatattattattatcattacgTTTAATAATTAAAGCTTTACCCAACTTGATGTCCctattaaatgattaataaaTGATCCATTACCACATTTAAAATCTTGAAACTCAAGTGTTCCAATTCAATGTGTGTGGTCTCGatgaaatataaaatatcaatatcaaATAAATTAACAGCTAGAGTTGACAGTTTCAAATCCATCTGAAATTTTTATTTGCAAATTGCgactttcttttcctttttattcACTGTGGGGAAATGAAATTAGATTATAAAATTGGTGGTGTCAGGTGTTTGTTTGCAAGGGTTAATAGCTATGATACCTGGTATTACAGTGAGTCAGATGCTCGATCATACAATTAGTATCAATCTAAATATAATGTATTAATTGGATTCCCACAAATTACGTGGAaattaaaatttcgaaatttgtcTTGGACGTGATAAGTTTTGACTTTTGATTATTGAGTCCTCCAAATATGATCTTTGACACATAAATTAGTATTTTTTCCACTAGTTTTTGCCAATGTTCTTATATGACGTAGAACAATACTGATGTAGCATTGGATATTGCTAACACATTGCCGGGCATTACTAATGCATCTAAGTCCAACATATCGAACCAATACATTATTTTGAACTTGTGaagaattatatattttttatcatgtAATTTGTACGCTATTAGACGATCTCTAAGTCCAAcaattttccttttcttttttttcaatttaacaCTTTTCTTAATCGACCCGCTAACAATATCCGACGACACGCCACTAATTTGCAGTGTCATGTTATCATTTTCCAGCATCACACAACACCACGATAAAAAACTTCTACCACGTCCCCAAAACCGTGCTCCCTCGGTCTCCCAGAGTTTccttttgtttaaaatatatatactttTTAATACCACTTCGTATACTTCAAAATTAGCACTagttttttaataatatcatgaCATACAAAAATTAACTTGATAAAGATGTCAAGATTCAATCATGCTTTAATATTCTTCAAGAAAATATCAATTAACGATTAATATTATgtttccataaaaaatatttgatctaAAATTAATCAGTGTTGAAAATTACCAATTTATCTCACATTTAATATTTCATAGTGGCGCTTTTGTTGAAATAAGGTCCTTTTGTCTTCGAATATTTAATCGGATTGAAGTCGTCAGTCTGTATTAATGGCTCAACTTgctataaattaaaataaccataaaataaaaaacactATTGTAATTGTTTCGTGCCTCACCCACTTGAATATTTCTAATGCCTACACATTTTATGCATTGTGTGACATAACAACATAGGTCAGGTCCCACATATTTTATGATACATATATTTTGGTGCTACACAAAATTTTAGCACGTCTCATATGGTCAAAATTAGAGATGTTAAAATGAGTTATGTATGTCGAATTAGCCCGTCTTCTTAAATAAGCGAGTTGGGTTGATAATTTCTTAGTCCACCTCAGTAAAATTTCAATTGATTAATCTAATGTTGGAGTTATGGATCTTTTAAGGCAAAAGAGAATCGATCAATTTATTCTTGCATTAGATAAGAGCAGGAGAAAAGTCTAGAATATGTGTACTGTCTATATTTTGTATTATTCGATGTGTCTTGGAGATCATAACTTTATATATTCTTAGAGTTTTCGACTCATTATAGAACACTTAATTGAACTGAGTTTTCAAACATAAAGTGAATCttactaatttatttaatactttgAAAACTcgtaatattaattatataatctTATTGGATCTTTTATTAGATAGCATGTCCATGTACAATATACGTCCACAAAAAGTACATGGCCTACGTAGTGAAaaacattaatttttaaatttaaataattattgatcAGGAATTTTGTTTGCATTAATTGGGACCTAATGGAAGTATGAGTGTGATTTGCAGAAGGAAAATGAGAAAGGAATCACTTTGCTTCTCACCAACCCAACCCAACCCAACCCGTATTCTTTAATTATTAGATATTGGGACCATTAACACATCATCTTAAGcttatgattaaatattttttctattttaaagAATAAAGAACCGAAatttaaattcccaaaaatagAAGACTATATATTTTGGAATTGATTATTGGtgatattaattcaaatgtctTAGTTAATTAGGAAAATTATTGTTGATTGACGTGTATATTTCAATCAGGATGAAAAATTATGCGGATTTTGAGATAAAAATGGTGATTCCTGTCATTAATAGATTTCATTTAATTTAGTCAAACAATTTGTGAAAGATTCCATGTGAAAACTTTATCATGAAATTCATtcgattcaatttttttaaaaaaaaataaattgaaacataaattattttaatatatttttgcattatttttttgtatttatttatCCATTCTATCATTTTTTAGATTTcagaaaatatatattattgtttAGGTGACCTGACAAAACACTATGATTTCAAATAGATTAATATAtaactaaattttttattatgattccaagtaaattaatatataaatcaaaatttgtTGGTTGTTGGCATGTTGCATGCACTCATGCTATTATATACTATGGAATATTTTTGAATTgaatttttctttgttgaaaTATAGAATAATTTGGAGAACAACGTCGGGTGAAATGGAATATCggctttaaaattttttttaaaaatgtatgaGGATATAAAACAATGTTATTTGTCaacataaaatttgaaataatttagtATTTAAACTAGCTATCCGCGTGCGATTCACATCTTTACatggtttatttttttaaaaaaaaattatgagacggtctcacgagtcaattCTATGAGACGGATCTCATATTTAAGTTAtcgatgaaaaatattaattattgtatcaaaattattatttattattgtaaatatatgcatgattgATGCGTCTCATGGATAAAGATATGTGAGACCGTTTCTCAAAAGATCTACTATTAATTTTAATACATACTGTTGGGTGaaataattgtctctgcttggtagaacaatcgaaccgtggtgcttgaatTGTAGTGCGGTTTAAataatttgagttgcaccattaccattAGCTATAGCTCTTATTTATAAATTTGATTAGATAATGAGCACACACAATAATTTATTGTGAGAAAATTAATGTAATTTAAAAGAAGTCACTGGAAAGAAAAAATCGAAGAAAAAAATGGAGGATGTGTGCTATTTTTTCATACCAAATTTAgttgagtaggtatcttgtgagacgatctcacgaatctttatctgtgagacgggtcaaccctaccaatattcacaataaaaattaattttcttagcatgaaaattaatactttttcatggatgacccaaaagagatctgtctcacaaaatacgacccgtgaaaccgtatCACAAAATTTTTTGCTAATTTAGTTTCACTATGCTTTTGCTTCaagtatttattttttatgatgtAAAAATCCACtaccattattattttttattcacgTTGAGTGAACCCCCATTGCGCGGACTTTTTCTTTATCAAAATATATAAGATATCGCGGCGTGtaaaatatttctaaaaaataatatattctcAAAGCTACAAGGCCTACAAAGAATGGGCTGAATATGGCTACCCAATTAAGCTTTGGGCTTTGGATCCAAAACAATTCACAAAAAAAGCTCATCTGTGGAGGGGACAGGATCTCAAGCCCAGAGCAAGGCCCAAGAATTGGTCAACAACAGAAAAGCAGCAGTGAACTTCAAGGAAACCAGTTAAATCATCATTCGATCAAGGACTAGGTCATGATCACAATTGAATGTTTGAGTTGTGCTGGTTTGTAATATGACAGGTAAGAAAactatatatgatttattatggaaaattaaagaacttattttataaaatttattaaaattcaaGTAATCAAGTTTATTTTAtagaataataattttaaattatcatattatgaatttttttattttaaaaatgaaatatagAAGTTTaggtataaaataaaaatatgagagttatgagatataaaatttattattggaCTTTATGGTTTTTTATATGTTATAACCTAgcctatattattttatattgaaataatttctttcttaaaaaaaaattcttaatcttaatcattttgaatattttaataCTCTTTATTATTATTCCAACTAAATCTATATTTATGAGGATTTTACCGCATCAATTGAAagaattattataaataatttaaaatttgttacATTATTATAGTATagcttttttcaaaaataatatatattaaaaacatttctaattataattttgaatCGATTTTACACCTTGgtttaatcattttaacatgtttcattttttatataaaaaaatctaaatttaaaaaaaatatttattttttttcacaaagtgaacttgattaattaattttgaagtaattaaattttaataaatggtTCTTACTTTTTcctgttttcttcttcttcttctcggTTGACGCTCAaccattaaattttttttttagctcATAACCATTTCTCTACCAATTAGTTTCGTTGAGTAATCACGTAGATATATATTGTATTATGAAGCAAAAATCCATGATGTACGATCAGATCTTAATGCAGAAGTCCTTGAATCAAATCCAGATGAACAATAAAGACACAACACAGAGCAATATTCTGGATTAAACTCATGCACGGGGATTTGAAGAATCGAAGAACATAAGAAAGATGAAACCCCACAGACTTTTATGTACGTGGTTCGGACAAATCAAAGCCTATATCCACGGGGGCATTTTTATTATTCAGGGATACAATACAACAATACTCTTGAATTCACTCAGGATTTTCACTCAGAAAATTACTCTCGTCAAGATTATCTGAATAAAATGCAACTTATGGTCTGTCTTGCAGCCCTTCTCCAGACCTTATATATTGAGTCTCCTGAGATGCCTTGCTAGTTGCTACCTTCACTGCCTGTTGCATATTCAGTCTCATTCCAGCTTGTTATCAGTTTCAGATAACTAAATCCAACTGCCAATATTATTCTTCTCCATGACCGAGCATAAACTTGGAGATGACATGGAACTTAGAGGCTAGAGCTACAAGTTTCTTCATCGAATTGAGAGGAAACGGTGGAGAATTACCATTTATCCATGCAATCCAAAACATGAAACAAAAATCGACGCATCAAAAGCAGATGAGAAGTTCTGAACAATGTCGTGCCTCGTAGCTGCTACCAAGAAATTCCGGGTTGTTTTAATTGACGTGAGATTCAACATAAATTGCTACTAATTAAATGAGAATATTTTGGTGCAGGTTTTGGAAGGATTTCAAATGAGCCTGAAAATCAGTTTAAATTCTGAACGTGGTGGCCTGGAGGAGTACTGGTTAACTCGCTTAATATGCACGCCCTTGTGCATATTCTTTGTGTGATTTTGCCTCATACACCATGCATTTATTAGAAATTGGGAAGAAAAGCAGATAACAAATGTATGGCATGCAGCTGAAACGCTTGCATGCCTTTGTTGGAATCAGACTGGCGGAGGCATTTTAAGCAAAATACGAGCTAAATAGTGCATGAACAATCAATATCTAGCCTTACGTATCTATACATATTATAAAAGTGTGAACCAGGGTCAAAGTTTTTCATTGTGTATTGTCAACTTTATCCTTATTTTGTACACAACTGAGTAATTTAGTAAGAatattttagtaaaatcaattattatgataaggtcAAAATTGACAAACTACATGTTTGTTGGATAAATGTCAAGTTTGAGAACATATTTTTCTATGAATactttgatttttattattatatatttgtatttaGTTATAGATAAAATGAACATATTTTTTCCGACGACAATTCACATGtttgttgaaaataaaaatcaatcaaGTTTGAttgaaatatcaaaatattttgatttttattattatgcttaaagttaacatatgttttcataaaaaatgccaaaatattattattattattattatattttttatttggttatagataaaatgaaaatatttttttctacaAATATCTACGTATTTGTTGAAAATatcttttaaattatattattgtgTATTTTTTTCATTCTGCCTTCGTAAAATTTTCATCGACCTCGATTGTATAATTTGGGTGAACATTGGTGTTGGCTTGTGTATATTTTACCATTATTTGaatacttagcttgatttattTTCAAAGATTCCTATGATATTTGTCGGAAGTTCGAGCTCTTCAGTGATGGTTTACACTTGACGGAGGCGGTTTACAAATTCTTGACCCAAGGTATACTTGGAGGGCAACACACTGTTCCTCACTTCAATACAATATGTTGTTTCACATTCTGTACTAAGATTGAtttgatgatattttgtattaaataaaaagagaaaattttttaattcgAGAAAAAGAGTATTTTTAGTTTTTAACAAAACATAATGAAAACttctattaaataaaaaatatatctgtgtgtgtgataatttgtattaaataaaaatataaaattttgtaaTTCGAGATAAATAGTATTTTTGATTTATCAAAAATACTATttgatatgaaaataaaaaaatttgaccaGCTCCAATtataatgatatttttaaataagcATTAGAGTTCTGAAAAACATAAACTTATTTTGACATGATTATAACAATTTGATaagtaattttaaataaaattatattatgtttAGTAATTGAGTTTCTATTACGGTAGAACTCTAGATGAGAAGGATTTTTTTAACACGAGATAAGAACTCTAGACTAGAAAGATTTTTTAAACACAAGATAAGAAGAATTCTAATAAGGctctaatattatattaataattatatatgtagTGTAATTTTTTCAatcgagaaaaaaaaaagtattttcggtttataaaaaaaaatacgaGATGATAATCtgtaataaataaaaagataacATTTTGTAATTCGAGATAAATAGTATTTTTGATTTATCAAAAAACATAATATGATATCAAATTtagttattataatattatatatatatatatatatatatatatatatattaaaaaagagATTagcaaaattaatttatttttcttagaTTTGATACGTCATAGCTATAATATATCTacttaaaacttaataaatgaaCGACCGATTGAAGTAGGACTACATAGGTAATttgtataataataaaatttcacatgctccaattataattatattttaaaataagcatTAAAGGTTATGAAAAGCATATACTTATTTTAACatgattataataatttattaagtaattttaaataaaattatattatttttattaattgagtTATTATTTCGGTATAACTTTAAATAAGAAGGATTCTTTTTAACACAAGATAAGAAGAACTCTAGATAAGAAGGATTTGTTTAACACAAGATAAGAAGGATTCTATTAAGActctattattatattaataattatatatagtgTAATACTTTTAAATgtattcaacaaaaatacacaTGAATTTTCTCTACAAGTTTGCATAAACGCGTTTCGAAATTCGGAGAAGGATAGGGATTTGGAGGTAGGCTATGAAACTCcttaaatcaaaatttgataGGTAATCTTTAATGTTCGTGCGTTCTATTAAACATATTTGTGTTGAATAGAGTCGATGAATTGAATGAAAAACATGGTGAAATCAAACCATCGACTTTTGTAACCCAAGGTTCCattgcttttaaataattatatttatttcattttccaGAAATTTTGAATTAAGAACCCGTTCGATTTGTGTACCATgccaaaatattatatttcaatCACAATGTGGTAGACAAATATCTATCAATTTCTATTATTTCCAAtatacttattatttatttaaattattactGTTGTTTAATATATTTCTTTCTCAACATTTTTTGTGTCATGCCAATTATAGAGTACAAAATAATATAGCTCAAATGGACACCTTGCACATATGTCCTATCATCTCGTTGCAACCGAGTCAAAACAATGCTTCCATAAAAGTTAAATTAGAACGACAGAGAAACCAAATACCCGTCAAATCAAATTCGAAGCCTATTAGAAAGCTGATATTTGTGGACGAAGAGGTAATTTCTTCCATAttcatgtatattttaaattgttgttaaaataataaaaataaacattttccgTTTTCATTGAAGGGAACAAAAATACATGGAATAATGTTCTCGAACACAATAGATTTTTTTCAAGATCAATTGAAGATAAACAAAACTTACATCATCTCCGATCAGATTATTCAAGAAGTCAACAATAACTATCCGAATGTTAACAAACGGATAGAACTGATTTTCCAAACAAAGACGACAATTGACGAACTGCAAACTCAATTCACTTGTTCCAATATGACTTCTGGATTTACACTGTTCAATGATGCGAGGAGAGAATCACATACTAATGAAGATATAGGTATCGGTTTATGCGAACAATAAAAAGTTTCTAGATTTATGTAATGAAATTATCAAATGCTGTAAAAATTTTGCAGATATAATTGGTGTCCTGAAGGCAGTTCGACAGCTTAATAAATTTCACAAAAAAGATATGAACAACATCGGATATAGAAGAGAGATAGTACTTATAATCAtttgtgagtatttattctatctatatgtctttattaaaaaaaatgcaaGCTCATATTTTTCGAAGCATTATTTTAGTATTAAAATGTTACGACATATGATTTAATACATATAGTTCTAATGATTTCAACTATTTGTTCCTCTACTTAAAGACTAGATACTATAAAAATTACTTTATGGGATGATCTTGCTATTAACGAAGGACTATTTTTACAAGAGAAAGAGATGGATAAACCGGTTATAACTTTCTGTAACTTGAAAAGACATATCTTTGAAggtaaaattttttaaatttcataatACATATTTCCAATAATTATTCATTAGCATTACTGACCACTTCTCCTTGTGACTGATAATAGGAAAGTTTCAACTCAAATCAACAACAACAATGTTCACAAATCCATCTTGCATGGAAAAAGAAACATTAAATATATGGTATGATTATTTTCGATTGTTTTTAACAAAACTataatattgatatttattcttttcATTATTCAAGTTTGTGAATATCTTTATGTTAATCATTCTACTACAGGCTAGGTAACAACATCAAAGATAGAAGTCTAGAAGAATTATGCATGACACATCAAATTAAAGATGCTGAAGAAATTACTTTGAGGTAAATTCTCAATCAGATTAATATTCTGCCAAAGATTACGTAACATttattattcaatttatttttattacttcacgatttttttttctaatgttTACTCAATGGAgaacttattttataaatgatatttataaaaCATGAGATAAGGGAATCAcaatttgatatttaatttgacTTGATGTATCTCACTTATTAACAAATACTGAACAAATTCTATTGCTTCAATGCATACATACATGAGATAGAAAATAAGGCGAATCCATGGTACGAAGCATTTAGTAATTGCTCAAAATCAGTCAACAAAACAATGAAAACCCGAAGCTGTAATAACTGCATAGACTTCAATATCAATATTGTGTCAAAgtaaaattacatttaaatattatatttataagtTTACATGAGTTGATAACAATACCTTacattaaattgttattgtagATATAGAATAACGATGAGCGTAAATGATGGTACTGACACTGCAAGGGTTACATTGTTTGGGAATGTcgcaaatgtttttattggctGCAGCGTTGAAGATTATATCGATTCCATTACAAAGGTATACAAATAATGATTT
The sequence above is a segment of the Primulina tabacum isolate GXHZ01 chromosome 6, ASM2559414v2, whole genome shotgun sequence genome. Coding sequences within it:
- the LOC142548291 gene encoding mini zinc finger protein 2-like, whose amino-acid sequence is MKKRQMVLTMNDDSPRNSENSSLPVRTVRYGECQKNHAANVGGYAVDGCREFMAAGEEGTSGALACAACGCHRNFHRRVEEGGGEAEGEVGFE